GAATTTCTTCGGTATCGGTTTCCATTCCTTTATTCCAGTTTTTTATGCCATAAACTATACAGGCAACTAAACTTAAAACAGCCAGCAAATAGCCGATATAAATTACAGGGTCATTAATTCCAAGCATAAGTTTTATTTTTATTGGTTTTTATTTTTTAGCTCTTTCCGTATACCGTTTGGTCGTCCAGTATTTTCACTCCTTGTTTGCTGAGTTTATCAATCGATTCCTGGTAGTCTTCTATATTCAGAATTAAAATTGCGGTTTGGGTTTCCTGAATAATCCGGCCAACGGCATTGTTAAAATTTACACCGGCCTGCGCCACCTGCATAAGCAGGTCATCAAGTCCTCCGGCTTCATCGCGCATTTCGAGTGCAATTACCGGGCGCAAGGCAACTGAAATGCCTTTTGCTGATAATTTCTCGAATGCTTTTTGCGGTTCGTTAACAATCAGGTTTAAAATACCCCAGCCATTAGCGGTATCATTTATCGCCATCGATCGGATGTTAATCTGGGCTTCTTTCAGCACATGTGTAATCCGTTCGAAATGACCGATTTTATTCTCCAGAAATATTGATACTTCGTAAGCCATAGTTTTAAGTTTAAGTTTTAATTTCCTGCAGTAGCACAGTTAGTTAAGCCCGTTTTTTCGGTTGTCTGTAACCCGAATGGCTTTTCCTTCTGATTTTGGAATAGAGCCCGCCTCAACAAGCTTAACAATAGGCTTCGCCAACACTTCGTCGCGTATCTGGTGCGTTATGGTTTTGCTCAGCTTATCAAGCCGCCTGATGTCTCCCTGAAACCAATCGTTTCGTACCTCCACTTCAACAACCATTTCATCAACACCATTCATGGTTTCCAGTGTAATCATGTAATCCGAACCCACTTCCGGGATTTTCATCAACACCCCTTCAATTTGCATAGGAAAAACATTACATCCTTTAATAATAAACATGTCATCGGTACGGCCAGTAATCCGGTCTATTCGGCGGTGAGTTCTGCCACATTCGCATTCGCCCGGCAGAATTCGGGTAATGTCGCGGGTACGGTAGCGGATAAGCGGCATGGCCTGACGGTCGAGCGTTGTCATTACCAACTCTCCGTATTCGCCATCGGGCACTGCCTGCAGTGTATCGGGATTTACAATTTCAACTACATAGGCATCTTCCCAGATGTGCAGACCATTTTGGTAGGTACACTCAAAGGCTACACCCGGGCCATTCATTTCCGACAAACCAAATGAGTTATAGGCTTTTACCCCAAACATCTCTTCAATTCGTTTGCGTTGTCCATCGGTATGTGGTTCGGCGCCAATTACCAGGGTTTTAAGCTGGGTATCTTTTTTAGGATCCAGTCCTTCAGCCTCAAAAACTTCGTACAAACGCCCCAGGTAACTGGGTATGGCATGAGCCGCCGTAGTACCATAATCGCGCATAAGTTTTATCTGGCGCAAACTGTTACCAGCACCTGCCGGAATACTTAAAGCCCCCAGGGTTTCAATTCCGTACTGAAAGCCCAGGCCTCCAGTAAACAGGCCATACCCACAAATATTCTGAAAAACATCGGTATCGCGCACACCGGCGCAAAACAGCGAGCGTGCCATTAGGTTTGCCCACGAATTTAAATCGTGCCGGTTATGAAAAATTACAGTCGGATTTCCGGTGGTACCGCTTGAACTGTGCAGGCGGATAATATCCTTTTTCGGTAGGGTTAAAAAACCATACGGAAAATGATTGCGTAAATCCTGTTTGGTTGTAAATGGCAATTCTGCAATCTGGGCAATATCTGTTATTGCCCCGGGCTGAATATTTTTTTTACCAAAAAGCTTGCTGTAAAAGGATGAACGGCTTGCATTTGTAATTGTGGCATTTAACCGTTCAACCTGTAGTTTTTGCAGGTCTTTCTTCCCCAGCGTCTCAAACTCCTCCTGCCAAAAATGTTTCGTCATTGCCTAAAAGTTATAGGTCAGCATTAACAAAATACGATGATTGGTTGCTGTTACCGTATCATCATAAAGACCATCGGAGAAATCAAAAGTGCCTGTACCGTAATCCGCCGAATCGATTTCATATTCAGCTACAAAACGCAGGTTTTTATAGTTGTAGGCAAAGTACGGAGCCACACGATATACTTGTTTCATGGTAGGCATAAGTCCTTTTGTTTGGGCAGCTCCATCAAAATTATGAAGTGCATCTTTTGTTCCGAAATTGTTGGTCATTCCGGCAAAAAAGCCAAGCTGGTGTTTAGTTCCGTATACTACATTTACCAGAGTTGATGAAGTGGTATAATTGGTGTAGGTCATGGCTCCGGTAGCTGCATCGTATGATTTTACGCCATAGCCACCAATCATAAGCATATTGGTAAGGTTCTGCCCCACCAACTCTTTCAATAAAAAGAACCATTTGTCTTTTCGGTAACCAATGTACGACATCACCGCATAACTTGTATTCAGCTCATCGCTTTTATATTTACCGGCTGTTCCTTCGGTAACATCAATAGGCTTAATGGCATTAAACTGCCCGGCAAGTCCAAGGCTCATTCCATCATGATTAAAATATAATCCGGCAACCAGTTCGGGTATTCCGGCATTACGTTTTGCCAGGTTTTTATCGTTGGTGTCATCCACTTTATAAAATCCGGGCGATGTATATTGCTGCTCGTAAAGGGCCGTAAGCGAAAGTGTGGTTTTCGCTCCTAATTTGTAATCAAAATCAATTTGTGGCGAACGGTTAAAAGGATTGTACGGGCTACCGGTATTTAAACCACCCACCTGTGGAAAAAATGCGCCACTGCCATTCCACAGCGGGTGCCAGGTTTGCCCCACAAGCAGCGATGATTTTTCCCAATCGAATTTTACATAGGCTTTTCTCAAACGAAGTACTTCTGGGTATTCAGCAACAATCCCCGCAAAATCAGTTTCGAAATTGGCAGAGGTTTTTGCGCCCAGAATTTCAGGACCCGAAATATTAAAACCAAAACGCGTGGCCATGGCCGTGTAACCATGAATACCCTGTTTGTTAAGGTGTTCACCATCGGCATCAAGGCCTTTGTACAAGGGGAACAGGTAAAAATTATCCTGGGCGGCATTTAGTCCTTTGTACGTATCGTAGTAATACTCGCTACGGATAAAACCGTAGAGCTGAATTGACGATTTTTTAGCTGAAACTTTGTTGTTTTCCTGTGCTGTTCCGAAGATGGAAAGGGAACACAGTACTAAAATTAATGACAAATATTTTTTCATTGCGGAAATGATTAGTTGTTTTTTGTTGATTGAATATAATGATTACCCCGAAGTTCCGTATTAAGCCTTCGGGTACAAACAGAAGTAATCTAATAAGAAATAATATGTTGCTGTCTTAAACACAAGCATCAAAAATAACAATTTTGCAGGTGCACCCAAGAATGCAGTTACAATTTGCCCGAAAAACAAGCTTATTTATTTTGATTTCAAACTATACATAAATCCGGTTTCGCGATTCATCAAATTATTGAATAAACAATTCACCGAATTTTATGCAGTTGAGTAGGAGTGCTATGGCAGTAAAATACAACAAGTACATTGTTTGTGCGCCTGTCAATCTATTGCTTTTCAATTACTAACTTTCGAGGGATTTAATTGTTCAGGCACAGGAGCCGCGGTGAGTTTGCGCCAGTTATCGAGCATGATTGTTAACTCCTGCACTTTGTCCGGATTATGGCTGGCAAGGTTATTTTTTTCGCCAACATCATTTTTCAGGTTATACAATTCAATATCATTATTCTCGAAATATTGAATGAGTTTCCATTCGCCCAAACGAATTGCCGAGCCCGGCCGGGTTCTGAAAAGTGGATCTTGTGTGGTGGTGTCGTTTTTTACAAAAGCTTCCAGGCAGATAGGAAACGGACAGAAACAGGTCGTCGCACCAGGTTCCCAATCGGTGCTGTTCATCGCTGGCAACCAAGCAGTATTTACCATCGAGTTTTATAATGTGCGCACCGGAAGTGCCCACTTTATCCAGAACCGGGTACTCGCCCCATCCCTTTGGGGAGTAAATTTCAGGAATAACCTGGCGCGGACTTTCAGCCAATTCTTTTAAATCTTCTGATAACCGGGCAATTATGCCTCCGTTCCAACTCAGGAATACTTTGCCCAGCTCTTGCCAATCTTTTAAATCTTTCGATTTCCACAGGTAAATACCATCGTTTTCGAAATGGTTATTTTGTTCGCAATGGTTCCTGCTAAAAAGTACCAACCATTTGGAGCCACACAAACATGTGGATGCGTTAAACCTTCAACTAAAGGTAAAATTGGTTTTCATCGTAATCGGGATGTACTAAAAACTGGGCAGTAGACGCACAATTTAACCCCAAATCAAGAATGAAGATAAAGAGCAGTTTTTGCTTCATCGTTTTTATTTCGAATAGTTATTTGTTTAGAAGCAAAACTATGGTATTTGCTGATTTTGTACTTTTCCTGGGGGACGCAAGTTTAACACATCTGTACAGGACGGCAAAAAAAAGAGGAGCAGCTATTAAGCTACCCCTCAACTATTTACTACTTAAAACTATACCATTAATGCCTACGCAGAAGCATTACCCAGTCTTTATTTTCATCTGAAGGAGCGCCCGATAATTCTTGTTTGCTTCCGGCCGTAATTTTTTTGATTTTACCATGTTGAAGTGGCCCTCCGTTCCGGGGATCAAACCATTGCAGCGTAAACTCGCCACTTATGTTTTCAAGGTTTAATGTTCCCTTTCCATTCCGAAGAAAAACAATGTACATTTCGCCCTCGCTGGCCAGGCAGTAATCACCCTCGGCAACCAGTTCGTCGTGGTTTTTAGTTGTTTCAACCGGAATATCATTTCCCTCGAAGAAATCGCGAAGGTATTTGCACTGATTCCAGAATAAATCGCGCGAACGGTAATCCTGACATGTTAAATCGGAATGGGCATGTTTGTACCCAAAGTACCATTCGGTTCCCCATCCTCCGGCCATAAAAGTGCCCCACAATCCGTTAATGCGTGCATTGTCGTGGCTTGGGTCTTCAGCATCAGGCACCAACGAATGTTGTGCATCTCCGGGCTCGTCGCAGGCAACCGCCCACTGTTTTCCGGCCTTTTCCGACTCGTTTAACCAATGCAGCACCTGGGTGTGCACACGGCTAAAATCGGCCTTGTTGGTTTGTAAGGAAATTCCTGAATAATGACTTTCGCTGCCTAAAATATCGTAAAACGGAACACCGTTATGAATAACCACATGATGATGATAAGGATCGTGCTCGTAAAAATATTCTGCAGCCGCCAGGCGCTGCGCAGTTTCCATTGGTGGCGTTGGAGGATTTGCCCAGTCGCCAATTTCCTCACCGATATTCCAGTTAAGTGCCAAATGATGCCCAAAACGTGCCATTAGCTCTCGGTAGTATAATTTGGTATTAGCGCCAATTGCCCCATTGTCCAACAGTCCCTGGTTTTCAAACTCAAGCGTTTTGAAATGCAAAAACATACCCAGTTTATCAGCATGTTCAAAAACCAGTTCCCACTGGTCAAGCTTCGAGCAGTCAAAACGGTCGTAGGTATCATAATCAACATAAGGATATACATTTTGATCGTCGCCGGCAATATTGTTGGTTAAAAACGAAAATACATTTAATCCTTTTGATGCCAGGTAGTTTACCGCCCCAACTATTGCTTTTCCTTTGTTGCCTTGCCAAACGGGATCGCCCTCTTTCCAATCTTTTTCGTGCGCGTCCCACGTTTTCATGAGGTTATCTTTATGGCCATCGCTTGCAGCATCGCCATCAAAATCAACATAAGCCAGAAAGTTTTCCGGGGCATCAGGCCCCACTTTAAACATTGGTTTGCCTGTTTCTGCATATTTCAGGTAGCGGGTTCCGTCGTACTGCAACCTGCCTTTTGCACGGTTATCGTTCCCGGTTTTATCCGACTCTGCAATGGTGAACTCTCCTTCCGAAGTATCCATAAATCCTCCGCTTTGGCCTTTGTCCTTTTTGTAGGCAATAGCGGCAAAGTTTCCTTTTCTGAAATCAACTTTATAGCTCCATTTCCCGGTTTTGGGAGGTGCAAAATGCACCCGCCATTTGTTACCTGCTTTTGCCGAAGTTTCAGCAGCATTACCGTCGGCGGCAAAATACCCCGGCACCTTGTATTCATCTCCTGATTCGGCATGTGTAAAAAGCACATTAAACCGATAGTTCACAAAAGGATTAAATTTGGCATCCTCCGCCGTTTCAGGGCCATCAAAAGTAAGCGTTACTTTGTGCCATTTTTTCAACTCGCCTGTAATTTCAGGAGTTACATTGGGCAGTTTACTATTTTTGTTTGCCATAGGCCCGGCATTGCCAATTGATCCGGCATCGCCAATGGCAACCATTGCAGCCGCGCCCTGACCTACCGGAGCAAAAGCTACCCCACTCCAACGGCCACGACTAAATTCCTGGCCATCGTTACTGCCAACTTCTGCAACAACGGTTATCTTATCTTCTTTTTTTAAGGCTATATTTCCAAACAGGCCCATGTACCGTGCTCCTTCTTCAAACGAGTTTTTACTTGGCGGAGCAGTAAAATTTCCAACTTCTTTATCGTTAACAAGAATGGTATAGGTAGAGTTACCATCGTTCTCGCCCACGGCTAAAAACAATATGTCTCTATTTCCTTCGGGGCCGTTGTACCTTACAGTTGACGATGCTTTCTTGTGTTCTTCGGGATTTACAGCCAGCCATTGTCCGTTTTTGTCGGAATAAAAATCAGTTCCTTCAAGTGGAAATGCTGATGCACGAATAAGTTTTACTCCTTTAACAGCTGTTTCAACCGCGTATAAAAATGATTTTTTTGAGACCGGGTTTTCGCTTACCTCCAGATAGGGTTCCGGTAGTTTTCCGGCAGCAATTTTAACAGCAGGGCCAATACCCTGAGGTATGTATTCTTTTTCATTGGTAAGCAAGAAGCGATCAAATTCAAAACCATCCTCACGCATGCTAAACATTATTTCGTGCTCACCAGCTTCGTCAATATCAAGGTAAATTTTGTAGGCCTCGCCGCAATGATTTTTTTCAGTTCGTTGTTTACTTTCCCAACGCCAGTTGTTTTTCCCCTCGCACCATTGCATCCTTTGGCCTGTTTCGGGCCATGTGCCGTTTATTCCTACATGAATCCCATTGTCTTCGCTACCCGAGCTATAGGCACGCACCCATACGTAATAACGCCCGGGGTTATTAATTTTTACTTTATAATGCAAAATTGCCATTTCGCCGGCTGTGTTACTAAAATTCTCGCCGGCAGTTAATTTGTCGCCGTGGGTAACACGGGTATCGGGCAAAATCTCAACATAGGCATTATTACCTGCATCTTTACAGTGCGAAGCATCCTCGTCGCGGCCAACATTTGCCTGTTCGTTTTTCGAAGTCCGGTACCATTGTCTGACATCAGTTTTTGATTGCTTAAAATAATATTCAGCTTCAACGGCCATCATGCCCTTTTCTTCTTCAAAAACAACATTGTTTTCTACAATTGGATTTGAGAAGTTTTGAGCAAAACCTGAAAAAACCTGCCAACAAATACATGTCAGCAGTATTGTTAATTTTACTTTCATCTGTTTTTGTTTAGCTTATTTTTGAAGGTAAAGCAGCCAATCCTGTTCTGATGGGCATTGGAGCTTAATTTCTTCGTTTGCTGTACTTTCGGTTATTTGCAAGCTTGTTCCATTTCTTGGATTAAACCAGGTAGCAGTGTAACCTACATCGGGTAAGTTAATTTCGATATCCTCGCCGGTTTTACTGTAAATAAGGTACACCTGTCCGGTTTTTGCAAACACATAATCATTCTCGGTGGCGGTAAGTTCGTTGGCATTTACCATGGTTTCAACCGGAATTTCGTTATCGTTAAAGAAATCGAGCGCAATTTTACACTGGTCCCAAAACAGGTCGCGCGAACGCCACGATTCGCAGGTAAGGTCGGAATGCGGGTGTTTGTATCCGAAATACCATTCGGTGCCACAACCGCCTGCCATAAAAGTTCCCCACACCCCGTTAATTCGGGCGTCGTTATGTTCAGGGTCTTCTTCGTCAGTAATTAAGGCATGCGAGGCATCGCCCGGCTCATCAACTGCAACTACCCATTTTTTTCCGGTTTCAGCTGATGCTTTCACCCATTTATTAACGGCACTGTATACCAGTGAAAAGTCGGCTTTATTGGTTTGAACCGACAAGCCGGTAAGCGCTGAATTCTCACCAATTAGTGGCGCATAATATTTGTCGTGTTGATCGGGATAAGTATGCAAAACAACCAGACTTTTGTAGGGATCATTGGCTTCAAAATAGCTGGCCATATCCTTCACCTGTTCAACGGTTTGTGTCATTTCTTCCCCCAGATTCCAGTTTAAAGCCAGGTGATGACCGTATCTTGCAATTAATTCGCGGTAGTACAATTTTCGCTCGGGTCCAACATCGCCACCATCCATTTTCTGGTCGTTTTCGTTTTCCTGTGTTTTAAAATGCAGAAACATCCCTTTCATTTCGCCATAGGCAAAAATTTGTTCCCACTGGTCCATTTTCGACACATCAAAACGATCGTGGATAGTAAGTTCTTCCCACTGTTTCGGATTCTTTTTAACGTTGGCAGCCTTCTCGTATTCTTCGTTGCTTACTTTCAGCAAATAAGGGTAAACATTGCGGTCGTCGCCATCGGTATTAAAAGTTAAAAACGAAAATGCGTTCATTCCTTTTCCGGACAGATAATTTATGGCACCCAAAATATTTTTTCCTTTTTGTTTTTCGGGTCCCCATAAAAATGCATCGGCATCGGTGTCGTAGTCAACGCCGTGCGCTTCCCATTTCTTCAATCGATCGCCAACATTGGGAGTGTTATCAATTTCGTAGTAAGCCAGAAAGTTTTCAGGAGCATCGGCTCCACATTTTAAAAAATACTGTCCGGTTTCAGCAAACTGCTGGTAATGCTCTCCCACATATTGTAATCGGCCATGTGCGCGCAAATCTCTTCCTGACTTGTCTGTTTTTTCAACGGTAAACGAACCTTTTGCGCCATCCATAAATTTGGCGCTTTCACCTTCGTCTTCGCTAATAGCAATTCCGGCACCTTTTTTAAACGAAACCTCGTAATTCCACTGCCCGGTTTTGTTGGGCGAAAAATGTACACGCCATTTGTTTCCTGCATCGGCCGAGGTAAAGGCCGCCTCACCATCGGCGGCAAAATAACCCGGAACCACAAACTGCTGTTCGTTTTGCGAGAAGGTAACTTCAAGGCGGTAGTCGGTAAACGGGTTTGGCGTTGCCGTTTCAGACGACCCGGGCCCGTCAAAAGTTAAAGTAATTTTATGCCAGGTTTTTAATTCGCCTGTAATTTCTGGTTGAGTAGGCGAACACGAAAAAAGCACCAGCCCTGCCAATAAAATGATTAGAATTTGTTTCATGATTTATTATTTTTTACGATTTAGTTGTGGTCTTATTTTATATGCGGTAAATTTCCTTGTTTACCATTTTCATTAAACCGTTGTAATCTTCTGCTTTCATCATTTCGCTAATTTGTTCACGGTTTAGTTTTTTTGCCAACTGGTAAACACCTTGCGTTACTTCTGAATGACGATTGAAGAATTCGAGCACATCAAAAATACGTGGCGAGGCATCGGTGGTAAAATACTTGTTATAACCGTATTCCTGCGCCCAATACATTAGTTCAACGTAATGCAAAAAATGACGGCTTGCACCAATTAAATCCCAATCGGCTTTGGTGTCGTTATCGTTGGTGTGGATGTATGCATCAAAACCATTTTCGTAGATAAGCGACAGGGCCTGGGCAGGATTTTCCTGGCTTTGCAGCGAGTGTCCCATATCAAGCGTTATGCCTGTATTTTTGCATTGTACATCTTTTAACAACAGTACGCCTTTTGCAGTTGAGTCGATCTGACAATGCACACGTGTTTCGGAGAATTTGGGTTCGAGAAAGAGGGGCACTTCCGGCAAATAATCGGCAGCTTCAGCAAAGGTTTCCACCATAAAGTTCCAGGCTGTTTTATAGTTGATCTGGAAAAGCACATCGTATCCGTCGCTTAATGGGCAACAGGTTACATGTGGCGCACCCACAGCTTTCGCAAAGTCTTTGGCTTTTTTTATCATGGCCACCGCGCGGTCGCGTATTCCTTTATCGGGGCGCGAAAGGGCTCCGGGCACCCACTCGGCTTCTTTTTTAATGTTTACGTTAATGGCTGCAAATTCCAGTTTGTATTTATCCATTAATGCCTTGGTTGCCTCTGGTCCTTCATTTTCGTACGGAAAAACCATTTCAACTCCTGAAAAGCCTTCAATTTTCGATACAAATTCTAATTTTTGTTCGGTTGTAACCGGTGCCTGATATTCTGAGAAACGGTCCTGGGTTTTTCCCAAAAAACCGATTATAACTCCTTGTTTTATTTCTGACATATTTTTTAAATTGGTAGTTGGAGCCATGAGATGTTTTTCCTCATCTGTCTCCAATCCTTGATTAATACTTTATTTTAACAATTGTGTTGATGTATCTGCCAATGTTTCCAGAAGCAGGCAGCATGAGGTTGCTCCGGCATCCAGTACTCCGCGCGAACGTTCGCCCAAACGGCTTGCCCTCCCCAATTGCGCCACCATATTTTTTGTTGAATCGCGACCTACCTTTGCAGCCGATTTCATGGCTTGCAAAGCTGTAACGAAGTCGTTGTTTTCGGCAGTCGATTTCTGATAGGCTTCAATGGCTGGCACAAGCGTATCGAGCAGGGTTTTGTCGCCAGGTTTTGCCGGCGAAATGGTTTGAATTTGAGAAAGCATTGCTTCCAGTGCTGCCCCCATCTCCTTGATACCAATTTCTTCAATTCCGCTTAATTCTTTGGCAAAACCGCGGTATAACTTTCCGTACAAAGGCCCCATGGAGCCGCCAATTTTCATCATTAGTATTTTTGACAGCGTTTTGGCTGAATGGGCCAGATCGCCCGGATTTTTTTCCAGCTCCGTTTTGCATAGCTGAAACCCCTTGTTCATGTTAATTCCATGATCGCCGTCGCCAATTAAACCGTCGATATCGCTTAAATACTGCTTATTTTCATGAATAGCCTTAATCATGTTCTCAATGATAAGTGCCCCATCTTTATTTGAAAATGTCTTCATTTTTTTCTGAGTTTATCGTTTAAACTGACGCATACCTACTGAGTCACATTCGTAATCCATGCAAGCCTTTAACTCATCATCTAATTTCATTAATGTACAGGTTACTCCGGCCATTTCCAGCGATGTAAAGTAGTCACCCACATACGAAATGTAAACTTTAATTCCTTTTTCTTCCAGAATTTTGGCCACATCGTTGTATACAATGTATTGCTCCATTACCGGAGTTGATCCAAGACCTGAGATCAATACAACCACTTCGTCGCCATTGGCAAAAGGCAAATCGGGTAAAATTACATCGCAAAACCGCTGAGCCACTTTTGCAGAAGGTTCCAGATCGCACACCTCAATGCCTGGTTCTCCATGGTGACCAATTCCAACTTCCATTTTGCCCTCTTCAATGGTAAAGTTCGGGTGACCAACCTCTGGAATGGCGCAAGGTGCCAGGCCAATTCCCATACTTCGGGTATTGTTAATGGCTTTTTGTGACACTGCAATAACTTCATCAAGCGATCCGCCCATGGCGGCTTTAGCTCCACCCACTTTCCACATTAGAATTTCGCCGGCAACACCTCTGCGTTTTTCTTCCTGTCCTTTGGGTGCCGATGAAACATCGTCGTTGGCCACAACTTTTTTTACAAGGATGTCATCGTCTTCAGCTTCATCCATGGCCATGGTAACGTTCATATTATCACCGGCATAGTTTCCATACAAAATGGCCACACCCTTGCCACCATCGGCGGCCTTTATGGCATCGTAAAACATTTGCGCC
Above is a genomic segment from uncultured Draconibacterium sp. containing:
- a CDS encoding symporter small accessory protein; its protein translation is MLGINDPVIYIGYLLAVLSLVACIVYGIKNWNKGMETDTEEIQKDLDWEEKDEQMQSEI
- a CDS encoding phenylacetate--CoA ligase is translated as MTKHFWQEEFETLGKKDLQKLQVERLNATITNASRSSFYSKLFGKKNIQPGAITDIAQIAELPFTTKQDLRNHFPYGFLTLPKKDIIRLHSSSGTTGNPTVIFHNRHDLNSWANLMARSLFCAGVRDTDVFQNICGYGLFTGGLGFQYGIETLGALSIPAGAGNSLRQIKLMRDYGTTAAHAIPSYLGRLYEVFEAEGLDPKKDTQLKTLVIGAEPHTDGQRKRIEEMFGVKAYNSFGLSEMNGPGVAFECTYQNGLHIWEDAYVVEIVNPDTLQAVPDGEYGELVMTTLDRQAMPLIRYRTRDITRILPGECECGRTHRRIDRITGRTDDMFIIKGCNVFPMQIEGVLMKIPEVGSDYMITLETMNGVDEMVVEVEVRNDWFQGDIRRLDKLSKTITHQIRDEVLAKPIVKLVEAGSIPKSEGKAIRVTDNRKNGLN
- a CDS encoding DUF5060 domain-containing protein, which translates into the protein MKVKLTILLTCICWQVFSGFAQNFSNPIVENNVVFEEEKGMMAVEAEYYFKQSKTDVRQWYRTSKNEQANVGRDEDASHCKDAGNNAYVEILPDTRVTHGDKLTAGENFSNTAGEMAILHYKVKINNPGRYYVWVRAYSSGSEDNGIHVGINGTWPETGQRMQWCEGKNNWRWESKQRTEKNHCGEAYKIYLDIDEAGEHEIMFSMREDGFEFDRFLLTNEKEYIPQGIGPAVKIAAGKLPEPYLEVSENPVSKKSFLYAVETAVKGVKLIRASAFPLEGTDFYSDKNGQWLAVNPEEHKKASSTVRYNGPEGNRDILFLAVGENDGNSTYTILVNDKEVGNFTAPPSKNSFEEGARYMGLFGNIALKKEDKITVVAEVGSNDGQEFSRGRWSGVAFAPVGQGAAAMVAIGDAGSIGNAGPMANKNSKLPNVTPEITGELKKWHKVTLTFDGPETAEDAKFNPFVNYRFNVLFTHAESGDEYKVPGYFAADGNAAETSAKAGNKWRVHFAPPKTGKWSYKVDFRKGNFAAIAYKKDKGQSGGFMDTSEGEFTIAESDKTGNDNRAKGRLQYDGTRYLKYAETGKPMFKVGPDAPENFLAYVDFDGDAASDGHKDNLMKTWDAHEKDWKEGDPVWQGNKGKAIVGAVNYLASKGLNVFSFLTNNIAGDDQNVYPYVDYDTYDRFDCSKLDQWELVFEHADKLGMFLHFKTLEFENQGLLDNGAIGANTKLYYRELMARFGHHLALNWNIGEEIGDWANPPTPPMETAQRLAAAEYFYEHDPYHHHVVIHNGVPFYDILGSESHYSGISLQTNKADFSRVHTQVLHWLNESEKAGKQWAVACDEPGDAQHSLVPDAEDPSHDNARINGLWGTFMAGGWGTEWYFGYKHAHSDLTCQDYRSRDLFWNQCKYLRDFFEGNDIPVETTKNHDELVAEGDYCLASEGEMYIVFLRNGKGTLNLENISGEFTLQWFDPRNGGPLQHGKIKKITAGSKQELSGAPSDENKDWVMLLRRH
- a CDS encoding DUF5060 domain-containing protein, which gives rise to MKQILIILLAGLVLFSCSPTQPEITGELKTWHKITLTFDGPGSSETATPNPFTDYRLEVTFSQNEQQFVVPGYFAADGEAAFTSADAGNKWRVHFSPNKTGQWNYEVSFKKGAGIAISEDEGESAKFMDGAKGSFTVEKTDKSGRDLRAHGRLQYVGEHYQQFAETGQYFLKCGADAPENFLAYYEIDNTPNVGDRLKKWEAHGVDYDTDADAFLWGPEKQKGKNILGAINYLSGKGMNAFSFLTFNTDGDDRNVYPYLLKVSNEEYEKAANVKKNPKQWEELTIHDRFDVSKMDQWEQIFAYGEMKGMFLHFKTQENENDQKMDGGDVGPERKLYYRELIARYGHHLALNWNLGEEMTQTVEQVKDMASYFEANDPYKSLVVLHTYPDQHDKYYAPLIGENSALTGLSVQTNKADFSLVYSAVNKWVKASAETGKKWVVAVDEPGDASHALITDEEDPEHNDARINGVWGTFMAGGCGTEWYFGYKHPHSDLTCESWRSRDLFWDQCKIALDFFNDNEIPVETMVNANELTATENDYVFAKTGQVYLIYSKTGEDIEINLPDVGYTATWFNPRNGTSLQITESTANEEIKLQCPSEQDWLLYLQK
- a CDS encoding sugar phosphate isomerase/epimerase family protein, with translation MSEIKQGVIIGFLGKTQDRFSEYQAPVTTEQKLEFVSKIEGFSGVEMVFPYENEGPEATKALMDKYKLEFAAINVNIKKEAEWVPGALSRPDKGIRDRAVAMIKKAKDFAKAVGAPHVTCCPLSDGYDVLFQINYKTAWNFMVETFAEAADYLPEVPLFLEPKFSETRVHCQIDSTAKGVLLLKDVQCKNTGITLDMGHSLQSQENPAQALSLIYENGFDAYIHTNDNDTKADWDLIGASRHFLHYVELMYWAQEYGYNKYFTTDASPRIFDVLEFFNRHSEVTQGVYQLAKKLNREQISEMMKAEDYNGLMKMVNKEIYRI
- the dhaL gene encoding dihydroxyacetone kinase subunit DhaL, translating into MKTFSNKDGALIIENMIKAIHENKQYLSDIDGLIGDGDHGINMNKGFQLCKTELEKNPGDLAHSAKTLSKILMMKIGGSMGPLYGKLYRGFAKELSGIEEIGIKEMGAALEAMLSQIQTISPAKPGDKTLLDTLVPAIEAYQKSTAENNDFVTALQAMKSAAKVGRDSTKNMVAQLGRASRLGERSRGVLDAGATSCCLLLETLADTSTQLLK
- a CDS encoding dihydroxyacetone kinase subunit DhaK; protein product: MQKFVNDPSKVVDEMLEAYVKVHSDLVATTDNERVIKYKDAPIQGKVGIVTGGGSGHKPAFVGYVGRNMVDAVACGEIFSSPPAQMFYDAIKAADGGKGVAILYGNYAGDNMNVTMAMDEAEDDDILVKKVVANDDVSSAPKGQEEKRRGVAGEILMWKVGGAKAAMGGSLDEVIAVSQKAINNTRSMGIGLAPCAIPEVGHPNFTIEEGKMEVGIGHHGEPGIEVCDLEPSAKVAQRFCDVILPDLPFANGDEVVVLISGLGSTPVMEQYIVYNDVAKILEEKGIKVYISYVGDYFTSLEMAGVTCTLMKLDDELKACMDYECDSVGMRQFKR